In the genome of Hemicordylus capensis ecotype Gifberg chromosome 10, rHemCap1.1.pri, whole genome shotgun sequence, the window CTGGGAGAGATCTACTTGGGGCCTGGCTCAAGTAGCAGTATAACACCTGCTAGGACTATTAGACACTAACTGTTAGTTGGGTGTTAGAACTCACACCTGCTAAATCTTGGGGAACCACAACCAGTGAGTTTTATGGAACAGGAAAGTTCCATGATttatttcaattttatttattttattgaatttctataccgcctgttatagaaatctccaggcgttgcacaaattaaaacataatataaaacatttaaaattcattgaaATATAAAaatcataacagataaaaacacaattgAGTTTTAAAATTCAAATCTCAGTTAAatgcctgggaaaacaggtacgtcttcagggtcctcctaaaaacaaacggagaaggagatgctcttatttcagcaggaagcgcattccaaagccctggggaagccacagaaaaggcccaatccctaaccggacctctccagatgatcttaataggcgacagggttcacgacagagaaggcactctcttaagtaccctggactcaagccattaagggctttatagtaggtaataatcagcactttgtattttgtttggaaacatatcggcagccagtgcagttcttttagaatcatcGTTATATGGTCCCGTCGgttaaacccagagaccaatctggctgctgcattctgtaccaattgtagtttctgaactatgtacaaaggcagccccacattacagcagtcaagcctagaggttaccagcgtatgtgccactgtttttacggtcgtttatctccagaaatggatgtatcttgcatatcagcagaagctgataaaaagcactcctggctactggCAGGATGAGGTACTGTAGCAGAATTCCTTAGCCCGGGTTCAGAGTGAGAATTGACACCAGCAAattgagagaaaacagatttAATTGCCAGGCAATTGATCTCAGTGGAATCGCtcccaacctgagataccagattACATCGTGTTTCCAGCTTTATATCCATCTCAATTACATTCAGTAAATACAAtcttcattggttagcatcacttAACCGTCATATtacaattattataattattgcaATTAGACTACATTCCTCTAGTACAATGGAGCATTTCTTCTCTACATGTTGAAAAGCAAActatctctctcctttccttggcCAGATGCTGTGTCCTTGAAGGTGTCATAGTTAGCGCCCAGCTATCTCCAGATCCCAAACAGGGCCTCTCGCAACATTCCACAGGAGACAGATTTATGGTACATTCAGCAactcacaattaaaacagtttgtgaGTCCTTTAACCATTTCTTAACCAGCACAAACCTGAGTTCTGCCTCAGTACGTTGCCTAAAACTGCACACTGTATAACTTTCTGGGGAGATGCAGGCCACATATGTTGTGGACCTTACTACTAATAATTGTGAAACTGAAGTCGTCATTGCATTCACATTCTAAATGGGAACAAACCTAAAGACTCCTGTGTCCCATTTCCTATTTCACTGGGTTTTGCTCTTTTTAGAAGCTGTCCCAGATAGATCTGAAGAAGCCTCCAAGCAGGTAAGAGCTGGTTTGTATATTTCTGTTATCTTCAAATGGAGAACCTTTGGTTGTGTACACAcactctttttttccccctccccaaagacCTTGTGATCTTCATGGACTGGCTGGCTTCCCCTGGGGCTGAGTGGCTTCAGttctcctccctgccactgctaAGGGTGGCGCTGTAGAGCAACAAATCTCAGTCCAGCCAACTCAGTTTCCCTCTGTGTTGCCCTGATGGTGCAGGATTAAGGCTCTGGGGGTTGGTTGTTGGAGGCCCTGGTTCAAGACACATGCATCCTAGCAACTTGTGTGTTTATGAATTATCTCATATCAGCTGCAGCGAGTCTGCCACCCATAGAAATATTCACACAGGCACATGTCCTCACTTATGACAGCGCAATATCCTTCCCAGGTTGATTCGGGTGGGAAGGGgtagcgatgctgtgctgggatagaTGGCCTGGTGCTCTTGCTAGATGAGCATCCAAGACATGAACTGTTTATAAAAACacgccttcttcatgaaccccaccacctgaaACCCcatcaggggaggtccagttacatttaccaccagctcatttggtggcaacccagaaccaggccttctctagtgTTGTTCTGTGGGACATGCTTCCAAATGCAATCAGAACCTGCCCATCTTTGGCTGCTTTCCAGCAACTTTGGAAAACGCACCTATTTGATCAGGCTTTTCGTTCATaatgaggccattctcacaaccagttgTATGTACCCGGGCTAcctcagccctacccaggtagaaaGAGTCGTGAGAAGCTCTGGAATTGGTTCCCGTTTTGGCGCTCCCCAGCCAGGGATCCCAGGTTTGAAACCTGGGCTAGAAATGAGGGAGGGTGGGCAGAAATCCCCCAGTGCCCCTTGCACTGTGAATTATGAGATGCAGGAGGACCCAAcctgctttccccctttccctcgcCACCCCCGGAACACTCATGTGCTTGTCACTTGGGAGCCTAGGAGCAGTAAGGATCATGTAGTGGGAGGCCCACAGGCTCCTGCATTCCCGCCCCAGCCTCCTGGGTCCTGTGAATGACCATGATGTTTAACAGTTGTATTGATGGTTATTTCAGTTTGTTCTATGTGATTTGACGTTTTTAATTTTAGtttgatttatttatctatttattctacacatacacacaccacccttcctaaaatggctcagggcaatttacattaaaataaaaaacagataataaaactttaaaaaacaaaacaaaccacacatttaaatcagattaaaattaaaactagatattaaaagccaggctaaaaagatgtgtctttaaggcctccaagaaagataatCTTATCTCCATGaggagcgtgttccacaacccaggagtgaCAGCTGAGAAGACCcgatcccaagtcaccaccagaggaattggtggcacccaaagacggacccctcctgatgatcttaatgagcaatggggatcatgtagCGAAAGGCACTTTCTCAAGTAacccgggcctaagccattcagggctttaaaggtaataaccagcactttgtacattgcccggaaacatatcggcagccagtgcaactgtttaaaaacaagcataatgtggtgtctctgggatatcccagagactaatctggatgctgcattttgaactaacagaggtttccaaactacataaaaGGCAGCCTCCCATAGAGTGCATTgaagtagtccaacctggaggttaccagctgatttACCACAGTTTTCagatcattctcctcaagaaaagGGTGGAGTTGTTGAtcagttgcagctggtaaaaagcactcctgaccacagcctcaacctgatgCGCCAGGGTAAgactgggtccaagagcactcccaagctacaaacctgttctttctgggggagtgtaacctcatccagaacaagaagttatatcccgtcttgcagattatTACCCCCAACGATGAGCACCGTGAGCACCTcgatcttgcttggattcagctacagtttattattcctcatccagcccattactgcctgtaagcatgcatttaaggggctaatgccatttcctgatattgatgacaaggagaaatagatttgtccTTGATAATACCATATTATTAGCacccagcatattgataacacccagcacaaaaTCCCTGGATgccctcacccagcagtttcatgtagataagaacataagaacagccctgctggatcaggcccaaggcccatctagtccagcatcctgtttcgcacagtgcataccagatgccactggaagccacaggcaggagttgagggcatgccctctctcctgctgttattcccctgcaactggtactcagaggcatcctgcctttgaggctgcaggtggcctatagccctccgactagtagctgttgatagacttctcctccatgaagttatccaaacccttctttaaagccatccaggttgttggctgtcaccacatcttgtggcagagaattccacaagttgattatgcattgtgtgaaaaagatgttaaatgttaaaaagcattggcaaCAGAATGGAGCACCAATTCaaaagcaccaccatctgaaatctacccaagatataggagcagaaccactgtaaaacagtgcctcctatctgcaaatccctcaggcaatccagaaggatatcttGGTTGATCGTATTGAAAGCCCCTGAAAGATCCAAAAAAACCAGCAGTCATACTCCCTCCGTCAATTCCCAATTGtgttcaatcaatcagtcagtaaGTTCACAAGATCAAAGGCAGGAGGGCATCTTTGCCATtgtgctggtgccccaataacccGCCATCTGAGGCAACACAGCACTCAGCCTCATCGAAGGGACGCCCTCTAGGGTTGGAGTTCCTGTTTCAGCGCTGTTTTTCTATTAATCCTTCCATTGTTTTTCAGGTTGGTAGAATAAAGATTAGCAACATAGTAGGTAACTGTGTGACCCGCATACTTAAGGTAAGTGTGTCTGCACAATTCCCTCCCTACTAATGTCACTACACTATGTCATCCTGTTCCGAGCCATTGTCAGCCCCTCGGGATCTCACTTCATCTTACTGAGCTAGTGGCACAGAACCTGGATaatggtgcatgtgtgtgtgtaaatagtccctataacagggattcccagatgttgttgactacaactcccatcatccacagctacaatgcCTTCTGACTGGGGgtcatggaagttgtagtcaacaatatctgggcatccctgttgcagggaatgctggtgtgtgtgtgtgtgtgcgtgtacacaCATGTATGCTTTACTTCCCAAGTGGAAATCAACCATCAAGGGCTAATTCTTCTCCCCAGAAACACTCAGTCAACTCACCGGCAAAGAGAAAAATGCAAGAGGGTACAGCTGTTCAGACCCTTCCAAAAGTGTTCAAAACTGATCCTGGTGACAGTGAAGGGAAGAAATCAGCCAGCCAGGCGAGCTGCAGTCCTCTTGAACAGCCAGGGACCAGTGCTGCATCTGCATCAGCACGTAGCTCAGGAGAAGTCACTGGTGACAATGCACAAGGCAGTCCCATTCATTTCTCGCAGTCATTGGAATCAGGTAGGTGAAATCTTTGCCACTGGCGTTCATTTGAAGTCTTAGGACCAATCCAGTTTACACCTAAGGCAATTCTCACGGTCACCAGGGCCGGGCTGGGAGGGTGCAGGGTAAAGCCTGCTcctaacctaccttccccccagatgaccaagcaggtcctcTTCGGCAGGTCTTCTCCATGAAGCTCGGAGCAGGGCCGAGGGATCTGGGGTGGGAATTTGTTCTTCCGGCCCCTGGTCATCTGTCAATGCAGCATGTGGCACACATCAGATGGGTGTTCTGTgccccatctctgtgactcctcaggctgcacacagcccagggAGTCACATGATAGCCGGGGTAAGGGTGAGAGAGAACCCTTAACCTCGGTTAAAAGCCGAGTTTGTTAAGGGGGctaggtgggtggggagcagaggaatCCACGAGGCACGGCAAGAGTGTATGCTTGAGATAgatatttagttagttattacaattttataccgccccatccttGAGTTTGGTACAGTATCTTgatcgtaggaacataggaagctgccatatactgaccattggtccatctaactcagtattgtctacccagactggcagcagcttctccaagattgcaggcaagaatctctctcagccctatcttggagatgctgccagggagggaatttggaaccttctgctcttctcagcgtggctccatcccctaaggggaagatcttccagtgctcgcacatcatctcccattcatatgcaaccagggtggaccctacttcgctaaggggacaagtcatgcttgctaccacaagaccagctctcctctccaagaaatGCCACTTGAATGCACAGAGTTCATTACAGGTTGCATCAAAATTCCAAATATTCCTGTAGTCCCTTACATGGACAGGTTTACTGTGGCATGAGTGTTCATGGCTAgagcagtgattcccaaccttttCCCGGATCAGAACATCATCAGCGTCATCAAAAGTTGTTGCGGACCACCATGCGAGCAAGCCATTCTAAACATTTTTTAATATAGCCTGTGGCTGGTGGGAATcattcatatgtgtgtgtatgtgtgtttgtttgtttgtttgtttttgcatttatttcccgctcttcctctgaagagctcagaGAGCTGTACacggttatttttatcctcacaacaaccctgtgaggtaggttaggctgagacatacatgattagcccagagtcacccagtgagtttcatggttgaatggggattcaaacctgggtcttcccagtcctagtccaacatgctaaccactatgctatactGGCGCACATACtctcctgtatgtatgtatgtatgtatgtacagacagacacacacacatataatatATCAATAAAGGAGCATTTAAAGCACAGTTATTTCTAATAAAAAATTCAGTCACAAACATATTGCATTCATCACAGCACATTTACCTGCAGTAGACCTACCAATGGGAAAAGTACGCTTACCAGTAGCAGGCCTCTCAGtaggattatattattattacattatcttCCCTACGGAACCCTGAAGTACCCTTATGGTACTTCAAGTACACAATGGTCCAtggactacaggttgggaaccacaggGCTAGAGTGCCCTTCGTCAAATGCATGGGGTGTTGTTGACAAGTCGATACACAGAGGCAGCCCAAGGTCTTGCAGTGCCTTAGGCAAGGCAAGGCACTAAATGCTACTTTGCCCCATAACCCTGTCAGGGTCCAGCCACCTTTcagaaccaacccttgcaagctttgtcgAGAGTGTGATGAGGGTGACTCCTTGAAAAAGTGAGATTGgacccaaagagctgctccaattaCAGCAGTGGTGTTGGTGGGGAgagcattttgccaccctgctacCCCAAAACTCTGCCACACAAGGCAACGGCCTCTTCTTGCCTCATGTAAGGGCTGCCTCTGTATATGTGGGTATTGAGAAAGAAATTATTAACAATGGGATCAGACTGCTGTGAAATGCAAGAGGAAGACACTATGATCATTTTTAATGTAACTTTTAAACATTGGGGATAACTATAGTGGAAATTCACAGCAGCAACATTCACAGTAACAAAATTACAAGTTTGTGCAATGATCTCATCCAAAATAAATAAGTGGGGTAGCACTGTCCCCAGATTTTCTCTCTGCTCGGGGAAGTGTGGCTTGTGTTTCCTTGGAGACAAACTGAGGGCTGTTGCTCTCAGGCCAAGATAGAGCAAAGAAATATTTGGATCTCAGTGACAGCTGAAAGATAGCTTTGAAGCAAGCTTAGAGAGAGACCAAGTCCCCTAGCAAATGGAGGAGCATCAAGCCAAGCCGGATAGCACTGCTGGgaatttcccagcattttggaaATCAGAATGTGCATCACATTAATGCTGTGGTGTCCTGCCTTTTCTCTTGCAGATGACCCCATATGTTTGGGCAGCTGCTCTGACGAGGAAGACAGCAATGACGAATCTGCGGTGAGTGCAGAGGCACCAAAGCCCAAGAGccaaatgctgctgcttctcccataTTGAGGAGACACTCTGGCCCATGGTGCCTCCCATCTCTATGATCATATCTATGGCACTTTTGAAGGAAGAATATGTTTTACGGTTACATCCTTATCTTGTGCATGCTCATAACAAAACCCAGTGAAGTCCATACTCCAGTTTTTTTCGTTATAAGGCCCTGGGGGTTTCAGATGGGTTTTTTCCTGCCCTGCATGTCCAAGCCATGTGGGTTTTTAAACAGCATGCCTTAGACATAGATCTACAAGTTGAGCTAGCAAAGCTGCCGCGAGGCAAACAGGCCATTAGCACAAAGCCTCaggagtgtaactataatagggcaaggggagacagttgtctgggggcccacagccTGGGGGGGGCacatgactcccccagccacgcacccgcccgggcttccttcagtcgtattcatcctccgaaattgatgtgggttttaaaacctggagctaccagaacagcacgtctttctctagtaccattaaatgtcttgcatcgtccacaatttaaaaaaccttttaaaaaataatttaggatgatgttctattgtatcacataggttatatatattttttaaaaattactctgctttttgttaccactgttcagcctcatttaagatttctttacttcatgagctgagcttcagtaagcggggggcccatttttgtctctgggcccactccaaccttgctacacctcccAAGCCTGCAGAATATCTTAATGGCTTAACAATTGCTAAATTTAGAAGAGCTATGACTCTTGCTCGCCTAAATGCACTCCCAACCGCAGTCCTTGAGGGGAAGTTCAAAAAGCTACCATACTCAGGACATTTATGCCCTGTCAGCTCAGGCGATATAGAAACCACTGCTCACGCTAttctttactgcacattttataaGGATTTTTGTATAAATTGGATTTCTCCGCTACTAATAGAGTTCCCTGGTCATCCAGACAAGTTTTATCTAGACTACCAGTTTTAAAGTAGGGGTATCTGGTAGGATGGCTAAGTTTTGCTACACAATGTGTAAAACCCGTAAAGATTTTACCTCCtaatctgtttttaatgttttctattatgcggtcaatgaccaaaataaagtatgTATGTGTCTACCAATCATCTATGGCACTTTTGGATGAAGAACATGTTTCACTGCTACATCCTTGTCTTGTGCATGCtcacaacaaaacccagtgaagTCCATACTCCAGGCTTCTTCATCGTAAGGGCCTGAGGTTTTCCGatgggttttccccagccctggaTGGAaaaaccagggattgaacctggatccttctgcaatcagagcagatgctctacctctgagcagTAGCCTCTGCCTGAAGAGACACTGCAAagaagcttcatatgttcactcCTCAAGCACTGCATTTACTACTGACCACAGAATCGGGTGTATTGAAAAAGCTtggcttcatttttattttattttattttaaagaactattttctaGTCCTGGTGGCTTCAGATGTATGGGCAGTGCCTGGTGAAAATCTCAAACAGTAGGCAGGGATTGCACAATATAAGACTGCCTCCTGatagttaaaggtaaagttgtgccatcgagtcagtgtcgactcctggcgaccacagagccctgtggttgtctttggtagaatacaggaggggttgaccattgcctcctcctgcgcagtctgagatgatgcctttcagcatcttcctatatcagtgctgcctgatagaggtgtttcccttagggtgggaaacataccagtggggattcaaaccagcaacctcttgctccctaggcaagttgcttccctgctgagcctcatagttaaggatgtgcaaaactggACGGGTTCAACCAGCCTGCCCTTTGCAAGGCTGCAGAACCCAGTTGAGCAGGTTTTAGTACCAAAAAAACCGCCcgctggttctaatgaaccacTAATGACAGGGCAGTTCAGTTTGACCCAGTTGTTTTTTCCTGATATATCTTTGCAAACGTGAGGATAACACTTCAGGCATGTGGGAAAGTGAGCTCTAGGGTATGCAAGCTTTTGCCACaacaagaggctgttctcatgcacagccaagactgggctaaggaagccaagcacAGACCCAATTATCATCTGCAGGGGGAGGTAAGTTCTAGCAGCTGTCCTTCCCACGGACCCgtcctcactgactgtgagaaagAGCTCTAagtgtgttagtctttaaggtgccacaagtctCTTCTCAGTGAATGCTGCCCTCTCTATTTGTCCACACTAGCGTGGTTTAATGCCTTGCCCTCTGCCGTTTCAGATGGTAGATTCAAGGGGATTCTATTAAGGAGCCAGCTGTGTCCATGTGGTGCGGGTGATATTGAGTCGCTTGCACACGTCTTTTTACACTGTGTTTACTACGAGGACCTTCGTATTACTTGGACTGAACCATTTCTAAAAAATAGACCGGGTCGATCAGAAGAGTACTATATTTCCTATTTCCTGGCGGACCGATATGCAGAGGTCACAGCGCAGATAGCAAGATTTTGTGctgcagcctgtaaactgagacgggAACATCTTAGCTGTATCTGAGATTTTTATATAATTTGACACGCCATTTCGTTTTATTGCCTTGACTATGTTCTGTGATGTTGACTTATGCTTTGTTTGCATTTTGACTGGGCATGGGCCGTAATAAATTACTTGCTTACTACTTGTTGTAGTTGGACTGAGTGATAGCCCTTCCTTGTGAAGGTGTCACAGCACTTCTTACCTTATTGCCAGGGCTCCAGCTTCCTAGAGGGAACCGAGAACTGGCTGGAAGAACTCAACACACCCGAGGAGCTGGACTCGGAGAATGGGGACTTGGTGTTCTTTGACGTGAAACTTCTATGTAAGAGCCGAACAGCTACTGCCAGAATAATAATGTTCTTATTGTGGGGCTGAGGGCCTTCTCTTAAGCAATACAGCTCTTTTTCCCTCTCCTTGTGCTGGCATAGCTTCGGGGCCCcatccacacattatgtccaacactcgTACATtgtgtgtacagtgcacacaggtacagatctgtacccaggtacagtcattcacatgttaggcTGGACacgggtacagcagtacacttcctatctgggccatgcatttgaagggcctgtatccagactcatttttaaaaagaacacaggcacagtcattcacacaaaacacatggacaagtgtacagacatctatacagcataatgtctgaatccggCTTCAGTTGCAGTGGAGTGCATTGATCACCCAGTCTGCCACTGTCCAGACCTTCTTTTCTTCGCTGAGCCTAACTTCTCTCCAGAGGCTCCCCTTCTGCTGGTCTTCCTCATCATCAACTGCTGCCGGTTTCAATAGGGAGGAGCGCACCTCACAGCCCGGTTGAGTCACGCCCTTCCGCCCTCCCcgaactggaacataggaacataggaagctgccatatactgagacaggccataggtccacctagctcagtactgtctacacagtctggcagtggcttctgcaaggttgcaggcaggaacctctctcagccctatcttggagaagccagggagggaacttggaacctagatgtttttcccagagcagctccatcccctaaggcagggatcctcaacgttgggcccccagatgttcttggacttcaactcccataatccccagccaaaagccactgggcctggggattatgggagttaaagtccaagaacatctgggggcccaacgttgaggatccctgccctaaggagaatatcttccagtgctcacacttctagtctccctttcatatgcaaccagggtggactctgcttagctaaggggacaagtcatgcttgctaccacaagaccggctctcctctctaAGGGTCAATCACCCTtccagtgattgattgattgattgattgattgattgattgattgattgattgattgattactgaGCCTCCGGCCATGTTTTTCACTGACACCAGTTGGCACACAGGAGCGTGTCCAGCCCCCAAATGAGGGTAGGGGGCTTCTCTGACCttaatggcagccatgtgaactcTCCTTCTCCATCAGTCGTTTATAGAGTTGCCACAAGATGTCTTGATGGCCCGTCACTCACATGACTTTAAAAGGGAGTTAGGTACATTTGTGGAGGAGAAGAGATCTGCCTCTGACTGTTAGTCACAATGGCAGCATGGAACCTCCCTGCACTGCAGAAGTAGGCAAATGAACAGCAGAGGGCAATTGCTATTACTTACATATCCTTTGGGGGGACCTCCTGGAAGCTTCTGGTTGGTCACTgatgggaacaggatgctggactagatggatccttggtctgatccagtgggGATGTTGCTTCTGTTCTCAACTGCAGGAGacattcataggaacacaggaagatccCTTTTACCGGTGGTTCGTAACGGggtccgccagatgttgctgaactacaactcccagcatccccagccaagttgcacaacttctgccctcttgcagatgttggacaacaactcccataatccctctctctttgccagtgtggctggggatgatgggactcgtaggccaaaaacagctggagggccagagctgtgcagaactggtctacactgactgtcagcagctctccaagggttcaggcaggagtctttctcagccctacctggagaattCCTGCTAGGAATTTCCTGGCCCTGCTAGAATCCTgttagggattgaacccaggCCCTTCTTCAAgcaacgcagatgctctgccactgacctatggccctaTCCCTAGTCATGATAGGTGTGTCTTTATCAGTCTGGATAAACTCAGTTTCTCACTTGTCTTGCAGCAGAAATCATTCATCTGGTGGCTTTTTCAGGCACAAGTTGCTTCTCCATCAAGTTTCAAGAAGATATGAAAAATAACTTTTGTGAGATTGGTCTGGAGGACTTCCTTCAACACCTCCAGTTCTTCCAGAAGCCCATTCTAGTGGGCTACGACCTCTGGTCCATGGACCTCCCAGCCTTGGTCAATGCCTTGGAAGCCGTCAACAAGGGGGAATTTTTTGAAGCGTCCATTTGTGGTTTCCTAGATGCCCTGCCTCTTATTAAAGAGAAACATCCTAAGATCCCCAGCTATAAGCTGGAGCATTTAGCCAACAACTACTTGGGGAGGGATTGGGGTGCCACCCATGCTAGAGAGTGTGCCGAGACTGTGAAGCACCTGTGCGATGTCCTGGATGTTTTCTCTCCACCCACGGAGAGAAAACCTGTGATCTTGTATTCTAGCCTGCGATGCTACGcttccctccagcccctcctGAGAATGAAACTCCTCTCCAGGCCCTCTCTGCAGACTTTGGCCCTACAGAATGTCAGCCTTTCCACCTTACAGTCTGTGTACCACGAGGACCCAGAAAATGGCCTTAAAAAATTGTGCCGGTACCTGAAGTCCAGGTGCAGGAGCCCTGAGAAGAGAATCCTGAAGCTGAGTAAGATTCGGATCTATTTCCAAACTCCTTCAT includes:
- the LOC128334685 gene encoding protein PML-like isoform X1, with amino-acid sequence MSQEISAAGVAAAAESASGQQEMDKEFQFLLCEGCQKEVKCPKLISCLHNLCAECLESISSCPICETPHSQNAETPAQDNWLFANLQAKLSIYRRITSGQDLMCDNCKKEASFWCSDCEEFLCSSCFEFHQRYLKRESHEAKALKDLRAESLNECLAGIRKLSIMFCSKGSHNNQILSIYCPDCRKCMCCTCALLDSKHSGQHCDIQSEIQRRKNELQSMSTELKEKKSSYEETHGSLQQLVESMEEVRNETAKQIQQKVEEMVRVVQEKGKKLLAEVEDQHRQQVQNVEEKLQHLEGVLQRMASSERMVEKMRLYASDQEVMDMHLFIKESLKELQKKQLPAINFQIQIQNFAEVKTQLQALFERVTKDKEAVPDRSEEASKQVGRIKISNIVGNCVTRILKKHSVNSPAKRKMQEGTAVQTLPKVFKTDPGDSEGKKSASQASCSPLEQPGTSAASASARSSGEVTGDNAQGSPIHFSQSLESDDPICLGSCSDEEDSNDESAGSSFLEGTENWLEELNTPEELDSENGDLVFFDVKLLSEIIHLVAFSGTSCFSIKFQEDMKNNFCEIGLEDFLQHLQFFQKPILVGYDLWSMDLPALVNALEAVNKGEFFEASICGFLDALPLIKEKHPKIPSYKLEHLANNYLGRDWGATHARECAETVKHLCDVLDVFSPPTERKPVILYSSLRCYASLQPLLRMKLLSRPSLQTLALQNVSLSTLQSVYHEDPENGLKKLCRYLKSRCRSPEKRILKLSKIRIYFQTPSSAARCPSPAATH
- the LOC128334685 gene encoding protein PML-like isoform X3; the protein is MDKEFQFLLCEGCQKEVKCPKLISCLHNLCAECLESISSCPICETPHSQNAETPAQDNWLFANLQAKLSIYRRITSGQDLMCDNCKKEASFWCSDCEEFLCSSCFEFHQRYLKRESHEAKALKDLRAESLNECLAGIRKLSIMFCSKGSHNNQILSIYCPDCRKCMCCTCALLDSKHSGQHCDIQSEIQRRKNELQSMSTELKEKKSSYEETHGSLQQLVESMEEVRNETAKQIQQKVEEMVRVVQEKGKKLLAEVEDQHRQQVQNVEEKLQHLEGVLQRMASSERMVEKMRLYASDQEVMDMHLFIKESLKELQKKQLPAINFQIQIQNFAEVKTQLQALFERVTKDKEAVPDRSEEASKQVGRIKISNIVGNCVTRILKKHSVNSPAKRKMQEGTAVQTLPKVFKTDPGDSEGKKSASQASCSPLEQPGTSAASASARSSGEVTGDNAQGSPIHFSQSLESDDPICLGSCSDEEDSNDESAGSSFLEGTENWLEELNTPEELDSENGDLVFFDVKLLSEIIHLVAFSGTSCFSIKFQEDMKNNFCEIGLEDFLQHLQFFQKPILVGYDLWSMDLPALVNALEAVNKGEFFEASICGFLDALPLIKEKHPKIPSYKLEHLANNYLGRDWGATHARECAETVKHLCDVLDVFSPPTERKPVILYSSLRCYASLQPLLRMKLLSRPSLQTLALQNVSLSTLQSVYHEDPENGLKKLCRYLKSRCRSPEKRILKLSKIRIYFQTPSSAARCPSPAATH